In Plutella xylostella chromosome 8, ilPluXylo3.1, whole genome shotgun sequence, the genomic stretch TTTACGAGAACGTCCATACAGTGTTCCGATACTATCGGGATTTCACCCACATATTCCGATTCGTTAGACCGGTCGTTACCTTTATACATTAATAATTGGTCTACGTGTTTTCTTAAATGTAACTGTAGATGTGGCACAAATACTTTATACATTCTATTCCCGATAGCCTCATTTATGATACCCTTCACCCAGGTATGTTTGGTGCCATTgttataaaatgattttattaaaactgtaTCTCCATCAGTGAACTTTATCTGTCTTTTCCCGCCAAATTGATTACATTGTGAGATCTGTTTTTTTAACACATTACTTTTGGCTTCGGCGACTGATGTTGATGAGTCACACTCGCGGGCCGATGGTGGCGGCGGCTGAGCATCATTAGAGTTAGTGACGTCACTGCCGATTTGCAACAAATCGAGCTTCGATCGTAAACACCTACCCATTAATAATTGCGCCGGCGTAAAACCTGTTGTGCAATGTACAGAGTTCCTGTAGTCGAACAAAAATTTATTGAGTTTAATGTGAAACTTATTCATGTTTGAACTTTCTGACAgtataatagttttaatacCCTTTTTAACGGTTTTTACACTGTTTTCAGCCTGACCGTTAGATGCCGGGTGATATGGTGCTATCGTTAAATGTTTTATACCATTGCTTTGGCAAAAATTCTCGAATTGGGCCGAACAAAAATTTGACGCATTGTCCGTAACCAAAGTACGCGGCAATCCAAATGTACTAAATGCACAGGTTAATTTAACAATTACACTCATGGAATCCGTCTGTGACATAGCATAACACTCAACCCACTTGGAGTGCGCATCCACTAATATTAGGAAGTTTCTCCCGGCGACGGTGCCCATGTCGAGGTGCACGCGCTCCCAGGGCCGCGCGGGGTAAGGCCACGGAGCGAGCGGCGCCATAGGCGGAGCGGTTCTTAACGTGTTACAAATGTTACACGAACCTATCTTTTCTTCTATGTGTTTGTCTATTTTAGGCCACCACATACGCTTGCGGGCTTCTGCCTTTGTTTTAACTACACCTAAATGAGAATTGTGTAGTTCTTGTAAGAGCTGTTCCCTGTAAACTGATGGGATTAATAGTTTATGGCCTCGTAAAATGCAACCTTTTTCTAAAGCCAATTCAAAACGGCAGAGAAAATATGGCTTCAGATCCGGATCAGATTCTTTTTTTGGAAAACCATTTTGTAAATAGTACACGATTTTCTTTAAATGTTGATCTTTCAGTGtttcttttttaatgtcttCAATTGTTAACGGTTTCAAATCAGACAAAAAATTTACGTATACTGATTCATCTTCAAAACTTACACCCTGAAATTGTTTGTCAgatatttttctttgttttactGCTCGAGACAAAAAATCCGCAGTATTATTTTCACTCTTAATATATTCAATATTAAAGTTGTACGCAGATAAAAATAATGCGTAACGCTGCAGCCTATTTGCAGCCATTTCGGGAACCCCCTTTTTGCTCCCGAAGATTGACACAAGCGGTTTATGATCCGTTCTAAGGATAAATGGAGTTGATCGGCCATACAGATAGTAATGAAATTTTTTAATTCCAAAAATGATAGAAGTTGCCTCCTTCTGTATCTGTGCGTAGTTACGTTCGCTCGGTGAGAGTGAGCGACTCGCGTAGGCGACGGCGCGCTCGGAGCCGTCGGGCTGGGTCTGGGACAGCACGGCGCCGAGCCCCGCCGGGCCCGCGTCCACCGTGAGGATCGTCGGGTACTCGGGGTTGTAATGCGCCAGGACACGATCGGAAACTAACTCATCTTTAATTCTGTTGAAAGCAATTATATGCTCTTGCCCCCAATGCCACTTAACGTCTTTCTTAAGCAACGCATTCAAAGGATGCAAAATACTAGATGCATTTGGAATAAACGATCTGTAGTAGTTCAACATTCCTAAGAATGATTTTAGTTCAGAAACGTTCTTGGgaaaatttgtatttaatataGCTTCAACCTTAGTTTTAGACTTGTGTAACCCGTTTTTGTCtattataaaacctaaatattcTACTGAATCTTGGAAAAGTTCACATTTTTCTGACTTTAAACAAAAACCTACATCTCTAAACCTACTAAGCACTTGTTCCAGTCTTTCCATGTGCATTTCTTGATTAGGGGCCGTAATTAACACGTCATCTAAGAATATACACGTTCCGGGAATGTCAGAAAGCAACTTTTCCATTGTTTGCTGAAAAATACTCGGTGCGCTCGACAATCCAAACACAAGTCTCGTAAACCGGAAAAGGCCTTTGTGTGTGTTTATGCACGTTAAATTTTTCGATGACTCATCTAGGACCAGCTGATTATAGGCTCGGGAAAGATctaatttagaaaatttttCACCCCCGTGTAACCTAGCAAATAAATCTTCAATCCTGGGCAAGGGGTAATTatcaacaaataaaattttattcagtGTTACAGAATAATCCCCGCATATCCTAATGTTGCCGTCGGACCGTAAGACAGGTACGATAGGCGTTGCTATGTCAGAATGTtctattttttctaaaattcCTAATGACAACAACCTGTCTAACTCCTTTTCCACTTTAGGTTTTAAAGCTAACGGTACAGGCCTAGGTTTAAAAAACCTTAATTGTGCTTCATTGTTTACTTTTAAATGAATTTGATATTTGTTAAAGCAACCTAATTCATTACAAAATACGTCCGAATACTTCTGTTGTAATTGACTTATGGCATTACACTCTTGTGACTTAGATACATTATTACATGCCGAGCTGCATAAGCGCAGTTTAAAACTGGAAATAAAATCCCGACCTAGCAACGGTTTTTGTTCAGTACTTGTTTGTATAatgaacattttaattttgcaGCACCTATCCTCATATTTAATAGGTAATAGTACAAAACCTAACGGTATCATTTGACTGCCATtgtaacaatttaatttaacggAAGACTTTTGTATCGGGTTATgtgaaaacattttataatacatatcAGCTGGTAAAACTGATACGGCGCTCCCGCTATCTATCTCGCATAAAACCTGTTTTGAGTCGATCGAAACTATTTGTTGCATCGGCCTACTGCTATCACAGTCAATACTAAATAAGTTGTAAATACCTTCGtatatgtcatcatcatcatcagtcgccGGAGTCAAGTAGAAATTTTTCCTAACTTTACACATCCGGCTCAAATGCCCTTTTCGGTTGCACTTTTTACAAGGTAGATTTATGAACTTGCACTGTTCTTTTGTGTGGTTTTTATATCCACAAACACTACACTTTTTGGACACACTCGCGGatggggcggcggcggcggctgcggcggGCGCGCTCACCGCGAACACgtcggcggcgcgcgccggGCTGCCGGCCCGCAGCGCCAGGCGCGCGCACCGCACTCCCTGCGCCAGCTCCAGCGCCTTCTCCAGCGTCAGCACGCCCACGTCCTCCGCGAACAGCTTCTCCTTCTCCTTCGAGTTCTCGAGTCCGAGAACAAATCTGTCACGAAGTGCAGTGTCCAGCTCGGTAGCTTTAAAGCCACAGAACTGTGCCAAGCTACGCACTCGCGCTGCCCACTCTGCCAAGTCCTCGCCAGGTCGTTGCTCCGCTTTGTGGAACATGTAACGCTCTGCGAAAGTACATTTCTTTGAACGAAAATGTACATCCAGTTTCTCAACGAGCGTCTTGAGTTCCAGCTCATCCAACTCCGTCGGGAATGCCAGGTCTCTAGCCACGCGGTATGTTTCCTCCACCAGCGATGTCAGCAGTATAGCTCGTCTTCTGGTACCTGCTTTGTCAGTGACGTCCGTTAGGTCATTCGCCATACAAAACTGGTTGAAGCGGCTTTTAAAAATACTCCAATCATGCGCACGATGGTCGAAAGTGAGGTTATTTCCGAAAATCATGTTATTCGTTGCACTCATTGTTATTTCaacaatattactttataataCCACTTATTACACGCTGTAGTTTCGAATTCGTCgccaatattatatttgtaagtaAATTATCGAATTACAACACAGAGATACAACGATACGTGTCGTTTATTGGAAAACAGACTGCCTACCCACACATACAAATATCACACTATCACAAGGTGCAAATTGGCGGCGGATGACATGATGTCGTCGAGCGTCTGTCCCTCCATATGAATATAGAAAGAGAAAAGACTTTGCGATATAAGTCGTCCTCTGCTGCAGCCACTGAGTTCTCAATGGCTGCAATATCATGTCGTCCACTGATAAATATCACCTTCAGTCAGTTGTCTAAGCCTTCAGTTCTGTTCTCTCTAGCTACGCTAGACTTACTACGCGTACCACCGGTGTCGTAGCAGGGGGGTTACTATGgtttacgaaaaactaagtttcgaaCCGCTGCCTTTTCTCGCCCTCATTCGTTTGTTCTATGAAAAGCTAGCTATAGAGAGTATAGAGTATAACCCTCGAAGCTCGTAGTAGTGGGAGAAATCCTAGGAAGTCTATGCCTATACTTCCTATCGATGACGATTATATTCTTCCTTGGCACTGGCACTGCTGTCTGTTACCTACAGTAATATTATTTGAGTGTTATAGTGATATAGTGTTATCTTACTTACCTCTTGTATTTTAGCTTCCAGATTTCGAAGCATtcattaaacttaaaaactaagCATAATATTTTGCTCAACCTTCCTCAGGATTTTCATGGAAATAGGTTAATCTCTTAATTCTGTATCTTCTTATTCAAAGAGGAAACTTGGAGATAAGTTACTAAAAAGATAATCTTAACCTCGGCGGAGATATTTTATTGTGACAGTGACATTGAATTGAAAAATGCGCAAATCCGCGATAACTTTGAGTTTTTCGTGAAAAAATCGTATCTATGGGCGATCAGCTGGTCTTAAATTTCATTCTTCTGAAAGATGAAAAGATTTATTTCTTAGAAAAGTTTTGTTCAGAGTTTCCATCACTGATACGGTTCCAAAATAGAATACTTATAGGTACAGGACGCCTTCTGGAACTTGTTGGACGaccttaggtaggtactgtagGAAGTCCGAAGATTGACCAGCTCGCACCTTATGGGGTTGTCGAACTCTAGTGAACGTATTATGTCAGTAGGTCAGTTGATGAGGGCCCAAGTGTTTCTTACCATGTCAGCTGCGTTTCTAATATGCCTTACCCTAtacagtcagcgactgatgctaaccatcatcatcgtcatcagctattaatcatccactgctggacttaGGCCACTCCCAaggagcaccacaacactcgatcctcggccttcctcatccagccactacttgatgctaatctgactggTTATATAATCCTTTCACATAACTTTtccacggtgacaaacacatagtccagaagggctagtacgcgGCACCCAAGACaccgtgacaaaagttttgcatcgcgcgcactcacatcgcgcagcctcaagagcgagcgcgacggagtacttttgtcacgtcttaatagcgccccgtgctacaggggcATGCAGGTTCAGTAACGGTCAACGATACGCTCCGCACGATATGCCGAAGGATAATCCATTGAGTTCTGTGACATCAGTTCTGTCTCCGTAATTTATAGAAAACTTGCTTAATCGAAGAGATCCAGGTCGCAAGAATACACATTACTATTAGGTACCCTGAGGGTATTTAATGATAACAATGACAAAGCATAGCGTGACAAACTGACAAGTTGGCAACCTCATTGATGGATTTAATTGTATAGTTGTATACCCTCGAATATACGCGCGGCCAATCAGTCGTCGCGGAGGGTCAGTGCGGCGCAGGCGCAACGCTCGGTCGGTCGTTcctatttcaaaattaaacaaacatGGCAGTCGCGCGCGTAAATTAAATTGCCGTTGCgtttgttttttggttttgattttttaattGATTTGTTGTGGAAAATATTGTTTGGTGAATTGAAAGTGTTTGTTCcggatttgatttgatttgtgCCACCTTGTGAATGTGAGTTTTCTAGTAACATtgca encodes the following:
- the LOC125488839 gene encoding uncharacterized protein LOC125488839 translates to MSATNNMIFGNNLTFDHRAHDWSIFKSRFNQFCMANDLTDVTDKAGTRRRAILLTSLVEETYRVARDLAFPTELDELELKTLVEKLDVHFRSKKCTFAERYMFHKAEQRPGEDLAEWAARVRSLAQFCGFKATELDTALRDRFVLGLENSKEKEKLFAEDVGVLTLEKALELAQGVRCARLALRAGSPARAADVFAVSAPAAAAAAAPSASVSKKCSVCGYKNHTKEQCKFINLPCKKCNRKGHLSRMCKVRKNFYLTPATDDDDDIYEDLTM